The Rhodopseudomonas palustris genome window below encodes:
- a CDS encoding FAD-linked oxidase C-terminal domain-containing protein produces the protein MTILMPEPDQAVLARRDEIVASLRRIVPGEGVISSAAEMKPYESDGLMAYRQPPMVVVLPSTTKQVSEVLRYCYQHGIKVVPRGSGTSLSGGALPLADAVLLGLGKFKRIREIDFDNRAVVVEPGVTNLAISQAVDHMGFYYAPDPSSQIACSIGGNIAENSGGVHCLKYGMTTNNVLGCEIVLMTGEILRIGGKCAENAGYDLMGVITGSEGLLGVITEVTVRILRKPETARALMVGFTDVEAAGKCVADVISAGIIPGGMEMMDRPAIHAAEAFVHAGYPLDVEALLIIELDGPQVEVDELIQRVEAIALGCGSTTCQISTSEQERLLFWSGRKAAFPAVGRISPDYLCMDGTIPRAQLPLVLRRMTQMSEKYGLRVANVFHAGDGNLHPLILYDANKPGEQDRAEAFGADILRLCVEVGGVLTGEHGVGIEKRDLMPEMFSDIDLNQQQRLKCAFDSEGLLNPGKVFPTLHRCAELGRMHVHGGKLPFPDIPRF, from the coding sequence GCCAGCCGCCGATGGTGGTGGTGTTGCCGAGCACGACCAAACAAGTTTCCGAGGTGCTGCGCTATTGCTATCAGCACGGCATCAAGGTGGTGCCGCGCGGTTCCGGCACGTCGCTTTCGGGCGGCGCGCTGCCGCTTGCGGATGCGGTTCTGCTCGGGCTCGGCAAGTTCAAGCGCATTCGCGAGATCGATTTCGACAACCGCGCCGTCGTGGTCGAGCCCGGCGTCACCAATCTGGCGATCAGCCAGGCGGTCGATCACATGGGTTTCTACTACGCGCCCGATCCGTCGTCGCAGATCGCCTGCTCGATCGGCGGCAACATCGCCGAGAATTCCGGCGGCGTGCATTGCCTGAAATACGGCATGACCACCAACAACGTGCTCGGCTGCGAGATCGTGCTGATGACCGGCGAGATCCTGCGGATCGGCGGCAAATGCGCGGAAAACGCCGGCTACGATCTGATGGGCGTGATCACGGGCTCCGAGGGGCTGCTCGGCGTGATCACCGAGGTCACCGTGCGCATCCTGCGCAAGCCGGAGACGGCGCGGGCGCTGATGGTCGGCTTCACCGACGTCGAGGCCGCCGGCAAATGCGTTGCCGACGTCATCAGCGCCGGCATCATTCCGGGCGGCATGGAGATGATGGACCGGCCCGCGATCCACGCCGCCGAGGCTTTCGTCCATGCCGGCTATCCTCTCGACGTCGAAGCCCTGCTGATCATCGAACTCGACGGCCCGCAGGTCGAGGTCGACGAACTGATCCAGCGCGTCGAGGCGATCGCGCTCGGCTGCGGCTCGACCACCTGCCAGATCTCGACGTCGGAGCAGGAGCGTCTGCTGTTCTGGTCCGGCCGCAAGGCGGCGTTCCCGGCAGTCGGCCGGATCTCGCCGGACTATCTGTGCATGGACGGCACCATCCCGCGCGCGCAACTGCCGCTGGTGCTGCGGCGGATGACGCAGATGTCGGAGAAGTACGGGCTGCGCGTCGCCAACGTGTTCCACGCCGGCGACGGCAATCTGCATCCGCTGATCCTGTACGATGCCAACAAGCCCGGGGAGCAGGACCGGGCGGAGGCGTTCGGCGCCGACATCCTGCGGCTGTGCGTCGAGGTCGGCGGGGTGCTGACCGGCGAGCACGGCGTCGGCATCGAGAAGCGCGACCTGATGCCGGAGATGTTCTCCGACATCGATCTCAATCAGCAGCAGCGGCTGAAATGCGCGTTCGATTCCGAAGGCCTGCTCAACCCCGGCAAAGTGTTTCCGACGCTACATCGCTGCGCCGAACTCGGCCGCATGCATGTGCACGGCGGCAAATTGCCGTTCCCGGATATTCCGCGGTTTTGA